Part of the Acidimicrobiales bacterium genome is shown below.
GGGCGGGGGGCGGCGGGGCTTCCGGGCCTCCCAGGTCGACCCCGCCACGGTGTTCGACGCCCAGCTCACACCGAGCCTGGCCCTTCGGCCCCCACTTGGGCTCATTCTGTGGCCCGAGAACGTGCTGGACCTGAACCAGTCCCTCCAGGGCTCCGCCGAGGCCCAGGAGGTGAGCCAGCTGGCTCGGGCCAAGAGGGCCACCGTGGTCGCCGGGGTGACCGAGCCGGTCGGGACGAGCCAGTTCCGCAACATCGCGGTGGCGTGGGCGCCGTCGGGGGCCATCGTCGCCACCTACGACAAGGTCCATCGGGTCCCGTTCGGCGAGTGGATCCCGTGGCGGCCCTTCTTCGGCCTGCTCGCCGACCTGTCCGCCGTTCCCCGCGACGCCATCCCCGGCCACGGTCCGGGGATCCTCCACACCCCGGTCGGGTCCCTCGGCGTGATGATCTCCTACGAGGTCTTCTACGAGGACGCCGGCCGGGCGGCGGTCCGGTCGGGCGCCCGGCTCCTCACCGTGCCCACCAACACCGCCTCCTACACCACCAGCCAGGTGCCGACCCAGGAGCTGACCACAGCCAGGCTCCAGGCCATCCAGGAGGGACGCGATCTCATCCTGACCTCCCCCACCGGCTTCTCCACCATCATCGACCACCGGGGCCGCGTGCTGGCCCGGTCGAATCTCGGATCCCAGCAGGTCGTCGAGGGCACGCCGGCGATGCGCACCGGGCTCACGCCCTACGCCCGGGTGGGGGACGTGCCGGTCCTCGCAGCCAGCGGACTGGCGGTGCTGGCAGCGTGGGTCCTCGAGGTCCTGGGCCGCCGTCGTCGGAGGGCGGATCCGCGGGACCCGCAGCTCACTACTGCTTCTCGCTGACCCCGGCGGAGTCGAAGGTGGCCATCTCCCGCACGATCCGAGCCGCTCCCTGGAGCACCGGAAGCGCCACACAGGCGCCGGTCCCCTCTCCCAGGCGCAGGTCCAGGTCGAGCAGAGGCGACAGGCCGAGGTGCTCGAGGCCGACCGACGCTCCGGGCTCGCTGGAGCGGTGCCCGGCGACACAGAAGGCGGCGCACCCCGGCGCCAGCGCCTCGGCGACGACGCCCGCAGCCACGGCGATCACACCATCGACGAGGACCGGAACCCGAGCGGCCGAACCGGCCACGATGAACCCGGCGAGGGCGGCGATCTCCAGGCCGCCCAGTGACGCCAGCACGGCCTGGGGCTCGATGTTCGCCTCCGCCGCGGTCCGGGCCAGGCCCCGCTCGACGACGTGGACCTTGCGGTCCCACTCGTCGTCGCCGATGCCGGTGCCCCTGCCAGTCACCTCCGCCGCCGGCCGACCCGTGAAGGCGGCGATCAAGGCGGCCGACGGGGTCGTGTTGCCGATGCCCATGTCACCGGTGACCAGGCATCGGGCCCCCTTCGTCACCAGGTCGTCGGCCACGGCCGCCCCCACGTCGAGGGCGGCGGTCGTCTCCTCCGCCGTCATGGCCGGCTCTTCGGCCAGGTTCGCCGTCCCGGGCCGCACCTTCGCCGACACCAGCCCGTCGGCGGGGGCCAGATCGGCGGCGACCCCGACGTCGATCACCACCACGCCCGCCCCAGCGTGACGGGCGAGGACGTTGATGGCTGCGCCGCCGGCGCAGAAGTTGGCGATCATCTGGGCGGTGACCTCGGCCGGCCACGGCGACACGCCCTCGGCCAACACACCGTGGTCACCAGCGAAGACGGCGACCACACCAGGCTCGGGGACCGGTGGAGGGGACTCCGCGGCGATGCCGGCGAGCTGGACGGCGAGGGCTTCGAGGCGGCCGAGGGATCCTCGCGGCTTGGTGAGCCGGTCGAGATGGGCGGCGGTCGAGCGCGCCGCCGCCTGGTCGGGGCGACCCAGGCGGGCCCGGGCGTCCGCGAAGTCGAGCACCTGGGGCTCGCTCAGTCGTCAGGCGTGCCGGGACGGTCGAGGATGACCGCCTCGAGGCGCGCCGGGCGCTGGTGACCGTGGTCGATGAACAGCAGGCGGTTGAAGATCGCGAACTTGCCGACCCAGATCACGCCCCACGCCGCCAGGGCCGAGGCGTTGACGATCACAGCCGTGCCCAGGTGGGAGGAGGTGACGAGGTGCGCCTTGCTCTCGGCGATGTCCACGGCGAGGATCGACAAGGCCAACCCGGCGAAGGCCAGGGCCCAGAAGGGCACGATCTCCTTCCACAGGTGCGACGGACCTCTCTTGCCCCACGCCCACCGCCGGTTGAGGTAGTAGGAAGGCACGGTGGCAACGGCCGTGGCGATGATGTTGCAGGTGACAGCGGAGCCAACCTGCATCACGCCGAAGGTCAGGAAGAGCACGGCCTGGCTGACCGCCACCGAGATCACCGACACCAAGGTGTAGCGGACGGCCTTCTTGCCGTTCGGCGTCGACGCCCACGCCTTCACGTCGCCGGGAGCGAGGCTCACCCCCTTCATCATATCGTCACAATCCCCTCAACCCCGCGTCGCCCTCGACGACGCCCCGACGGTCATCCGCCTCACGGCGGACCGAGAGCGTTCGCCCTGGCCACGGAGCCGAGCCACGCGGCGCTGGGTTTGGGCTGGCGCTCGAAGGTCTTGCGGTCAACCGCTACCAGCCCAAATGTCGGGCGGTAGCCGAGGGCCCACTCGAAGTTGTCGAGCGCGCTCCAGTAGGTGTACCCGCGCACGTCGATGCCATCGTCGAGGCAGTGGTGGACCCCGGCCAGGGCGCGGCGGACGTAGGCGATCCGGCGATCGTCGTCCTCGGTGGCGATGCCGCTCTCGGTGACCAGCAGCGGTACGCCTTCGGTCACGTCCCAAGCCCGGCGGAGGGCCGCCTCCAGCACCTCGGGCCAGAACTCATAGCCCATCTGGGTCGTCTCCACGCCCGGCTCCGGCCCGAGCGCCCCAGCGGGGCCAACCCGCGTGCGCGAGTAGCACTGCACACCGAGGAAGTCATCGCCCCGCGCCGCCTGGAGAAAGACGTCCTCCATGGAACGGCGGATGCGTTCGACCGTCGGCTGGCCGCCGTCGACGGCCTGGTAGTCGGACATCGCCAGGGTGAGGCCGATCGGCGCCGTCCCCGGTCCCGAGCGGATCGCCGCGGTCGCCTTGCCGTGGGCGTCGATCAGCACCTCGTTCACGATCCGGCGCAGTGCAGGATCGCGGCTCCCGGGGGGGAAGACCCCCGCCATGAACCCCATGAGGGCCACGATGTTGGGCTCGTTGATCGTGCACGCCCACCCGATGAGGTCACCCAGGTGGGCGGCGGCGTGCTCGCAGTACCGGGCGAAGAGGTCCGCAGCGCCATGGTCGGCCCAACCGCCGGCCTCCGCCATCCACCTCGGGGTGGTGAAGTGGTGGAAGGTGACCACCGGTACGAGGCCGTGCTCGTGGCAGCAGGCACAGACGCGCCGGTAGTGGTCGAGCGCGGCGAGCGACCACTCCCCCCGCTCGGGCTCGATTCGGCTCCACTCCAACGAGAAGCGGTAGGTGTCGAAGCCGAGGCGGGCCAGCAGGGCGATGTCGTCGGGATAGCGGTGGAACTGGTCGCAGGCGTCGCCGCTCGGCTCGACGCAGCCCGAGCCCGGCTGATGCTCCCAGGCCCACCAGTCGTTGTTCCAGTTCCCGCCCTCGACCTGGTGGGCGGCGGTGGCTGTACCCCACAGGAAGCCGTCGGGGAAACGCGCCGCCATCTGGCAGACAGTAGCGGAAGGGGGACGGCGCCAGTCGGACGGACTGTGCACAAGGGAATGACAATATGACCGGATGACAGATGCGCTCGACGCCCTGGTCGCCCTCCTCGATCTCGAGGCCATCGAGGTGAACATCTTCCGCGGCATCAGCCCCGAGGAGAAGCGACAACGCGTCTTCGGTGGCCAGGTCGCCGGTCAGGCCCTGGTGGCCGCGGGCCGGACCGTCGAGCGGGGCAACGTGCATTCGCTGCACGCCTACTTCCTCCGTCCCGGCGACACCAGCGTCCCCATCCTCTACGAGGTCGACCGGATCCGCGACGGCCGATCGTTCACCACCCGGCGCGTCGTGGCCATCCAGCACGGCAGGGCCATCTTCAACCTGTCGGCGTCGTTCCACGTCGACGAAGAGGGCGTGGACCACCAACTGCCCATGCCCGACG
Proteins encoded:
- the lnt gene encoding apolipoprotein N-acyltransferase, which codes for MSAIRVAAVGLAAGLTTAFSLPPWGFWILAPVGLAVLYRLLEGRGAPSRALAGLTFGVGLLAIGLFFTTAFNAGGWVVLVLLESAFVAVACALVPPVRGRSLAFPAVLVLAEVVRGSWPFGGLPMGGIPLGQVSSPIGPAARLGGPMLLLALAALGGVVLAEAARLVPLGQTIDPRRRAHALATAGLAAVAIVGLAVAGDLAPDGGAAVGSDRVALVQGGGRRGFRASQVDPATVFDAQLTPSLALRPPLGLILWPENVLDLNQSLQGSAEAQEVSQLARAKRATVVAGVTEPVGTSQFRNIAVAWAPSGAIVATYDKVHRVPFGEWIPWRPFFGLLADLSAVPRDAIPGHGPGILHTPVGSLGVMISYEVFYEDAGRAAVRSGARLLTVPTNTASYTTSQVPTQELTTARLQAIQEGRDLILTSPTGFSTIIDHRGRVLARSNLGSQQVVEGTPAMRTGLTPYARVGDVPVLAASGLAVLAAWVLEVLGRRRRRADPRDPQLTTASR
- the cobT gene encoding nicotinate-nucleotide--dimethylbenzimidazole phosphoribosyltransferase produces the protein MLDFADARARLGRPDQAAARSTAAHLDRLTKPRGSLGRLEALAVQLAGIAAESPPPVPEPGVVAVFAGDHGVLAEGVSPWPAEVTAQMIANFCAGGAAINVLARHAGAGVVVIDVGVAADLAPADGLVSAKVRPGTANLAEEPAMTAEETTAALDVGAAVADDLVTKGARCLVTGDMGIGNTTPSAALIAAFTGRPAAEVTGRGTGIGDDEWDRKVHVVERGLARTAAEANIEPQAVLASLGGLEIAALAGFIVAGSAARVPVLVDGVIAVAAGVVAEALAPGCAAFCVAGHRSSEPGASVGLEHLGLSPLLDLDLRLGEGTGACVALPVLQGAARIVREMATFDSAGVSEKQ
- a CDS encoding GtrA family protein, with the translated sequence MSLAPGDVKAWASTPNGKKAVRYTLVSVISVAVSQAVLFLTFGVMQVGSAVTCNIIATAVATVPSYYLNRRWAWGKRGPSHLWKEIVPFWALAFAGLALSILAVDIAESKAHLVTSSHLGTAVIVNASALAAWGVIWVGKFAIFNRLLFIDHGHQRPARLEAVILDRPGTPDD
- a CDS encoding glycoside hydrolase family 1 protein; the protein is MAARFPDGFLWGTATAAHQVEGGNWNNDWWAWEHQPGSGCVEPSGDACDQFHRYPDDIALLARLGFDTYRFSLEWSRIEPERGEWSLAALDHYRRVCACCHEHGLVPVVTFHHFTTPRWMAEAGGWADHGAADLFARYCEHAAAHLGDLIGWACTINEPNIVALMGFMAGVFPPGSRDPALRRIVNEVLIDAHGKATAAIRSGPGTAPIGLTLAMSDYQAVDGGQPTVERIRRSMEDVFLQAARGDDFLGVQCYSRTRVGPAGALGPEPGVETTQMGYEFWPEVLEAALRRAWDVTEGVPLLVTESGIATEDDDRRIAYVRRALAGVHHCLDDGIDVRGYTYWSALDNFEWALGYRPTFGLVAVDRKTFERQPKPSAAWLGSVARANALGPP